From one Paeniglutamicibacter psychrophenolicus genomic stretch:
- a CDS encoding transposase, translated as MGSSGRAYSDCLKAQPEGFGAGIKVATLDPFRGYANANDEQLPDAVTVLDAFLRRQARVHHGR; from the coding sequence GTGGGCAGCAGTGGCAGGGCCTATTCCGACTGCCTCAAGGCCCAGCCCGAGGGCTTCGGGGCAGGGATCAAGGTCGCGACCCTTGACCCGTTTCGAGGCTATGCCAACGCCAACGACGAGCAGCTTCCCGACGCCGTCACGGTCCTGGACGCGTTTTTACGTCGCCAGGCTCGGGTCCACCATGGTCGATGA
- the recO gene encoding DNA repair protein RecO — translation MSRSSFAAKSYRTRGIVLRTHKLGEADRIITLLSPEFGVVRAVAKGVRRTSSKLGATLEPFMEVEAQIVAGRSLHTIIQAQLRHPYGQALVADYSAYTAGAAMLETAERLTDSEADSIGAQYRLLHGALATLARGGHEPGTVLDSYLLRALAAAGWAPSFTHCVRCGAVGPHQAINIPLGGVVCHDCRPAGSMSPSPATITLLAALLEGDWESVDAADAPTRGQAGTITANYLQWHLERAVKSLKLVERQ, via the coding sequence GTGTCACGTTCATCTTTCGCAGCCAAGAGCTACCGCACCCGCGGCATTGTCCTGCGCACCCACAAACTGGGCGAGGCCGACCGGATCATCACGCTGCTCAGCCCCGAGTTCGGGGTGGTGCGCGCGGTGGCCAAGGGCGTGCGGCGCACCAGCTCCAAGCTGGGGGCCACCCTCGAGCCCTTCATGGAGGTTGAGGCTCAGATCGTCGCAGGCCGCTCGCTGCACACCATCATCCAGGCGCAGCTGCGCCACCCCTACGGGCAGGCGCTCGTGGCCGACTACTCCGCCTACACCGCCGGCGCGGCGATGCTGGAAACCGCCGAGCGGCTCACCGACTCCGAGGCCGATTCCATCGGCGCGCAATACCGGCTGCTGCACGGCGCCCTGGCCACCCTGGCCCGCGGCGGGCACGAACCGGGCACCGTGCTGGACTCCTACCTGCTCCGGGCCCTGGCCGCGGCGGGCTGGGCTCCGAGCTTCACCCATTGCGTGCGCTGCGGGGCGGTGGGCCCGCACCAGGCCATCAATATCCCGCTGGGCGGGGTGGTCTGCCACGACTGCCGGCCCGCCGGGTCGATGTCCCCGTCCCCGGCCACCATCACGCTGCTCGCCGCGCTGCTGGAGGGCGACTGGGAAAGCGTGGACGCCGCCGACGCACCCACCCGCGGCCAGGCCGGGACCATCACGGCCAACTACCTCCAATGGCACCTAGAACGAGCCGTCAAATCCCTCAAACTCGTGGAGCGACAATGA
- a CDS encoding transposase, with amino-acid sequence MKSDPLYRSRRLLLQGAEHLRKKQGALLTNLPGAGDKDGEVTIAWNAYQELRLIYYVPHADGPQQVQTLLNIYADCPIPEVKRLCKTLKKSRKEIAAYVATKGVSNGHTEATNSRLETTRRVARGLKQRRELPHSLAVLRRRPPTLPGLGQRHHATIRRA; translated from the coding sequence GTGAAGTCCGACCCCCTCTACCGCTCCCGCCGGCTCCTGCTGCAGGGAGCCGAGCACCTGAGGAAGAAGCAAGGCGCCTTGCTCACCAATCTGCCCGGCGCCGGCGACAAGGACGGCGAGGTGACGATCGCCTGGAACGCCTACCAGGAACTGCGATTGATCTATTACGTCCCGCACGCCGACGGCCCCCAGCAGGTCCAGACCCTGCTGAATATATACGCCGACTGCCCGATCCCCGAGGTCAAGAGGCTCTGCAAGACCCTGAAGAAATCGCGGAAGGAAATCGCCGCCTACGTCGCCACCAAGGGTGTCTCCAACGGCCATACCGAGGCCACCAACTCACGTCTCGAAACCACCCGGAGGGTCGCCCGCGGCTTGAAGCAACGTCGAGAACTACCGCATTCGCTCGCTGTTCTCCGCCGGCGGCCACCGACACTACCGGGTTTAGGGCAACGTCACCACGCCACAATCCGAAGAGCCTGA
- a CDS encoding ISAs1 family transposase, with the protein MPSSLETLIQRHPTLPELDHETLTEIPSGLLKALATVPDPRRGQGCRYRSGWLLAVAACAVMAGHTGYRQMQELARRLANHRNRPVPGPSTFHRFLKQLDPVGLDEALASWAATLHTAAAPLLAEAIAIDGKELRSSKNGNGAKVHLLAATTHDSGLVLGQVDVCAKTNEIPRLPELLELLARHHELAGRIITLDALHTQRNTAKLICQTHGAHYVLTLKGNQPTVHALVRNLPWEQVPVADTTIDTGHGRVVIRKLQIATLTGKFAPDWPGLRQVARLTRERTHQGKTSVETVFILTSLPPHLAGPGHIADLVRGHWSIENKVHHVRDTAYREDHNQVRTGHAPRNVAALTNAALTALRAAGLTEIRPATRALHAQNKLIQAILTVV; encoded by the coding sequence ATGCCATCATCCCTCGAAACCCTCATCCAGCGCCACCCGACACTCCCCGAGCTCGACCACGAAACGCTCACCGAGATCCCTTCGGGACTCCTGAAAGCCCTGGCAACGGTGCCGGACCCCCGCCGCGGCCAGGGATGCCGCTACCGCAGCGGCTGGCTGCTGGCCGTGGCCGCCTGCGCCGTCATGGCCGGACACACCGGCTACCGGCAGATGCAGGAACTCGCACGCCGCCTGGCCAACCACCGCAACCGCCCGGTCCCCGGCCCCTCGACCTTCCACCGCTTCCTCAAGCAGCTGGACCCCGTCGGCCTGGATGAGGCCCTGGCGTCCTGGGCCGCCACGCTGCACACCGCCGCCGCCCCGCTCCTGGCCGAGGCCATCGCCATCGACGGGAAGGAGCTGCGCAGCTCCAAGAACGGCAACGGGGCCAAGGTCCACCTGTTGGCCGCAACCACCCACGACTCCGGCCTGGTGCTGGGCCAGGTCGACGTCTGCGCGAAAACCAACGAGATCCCTCGCCTGCCCGAACTTTTGGAGCTCCTGGCCAGGCACCACGAGCTGGCCGGGAGGATCATCACCCTCGACGCGCTGCACACCCAGCGGAACACCGCAAAGCTGATCTGCCAGACCCACGGCGCCCACTATGTCCTGACCCTGAAAGGCAACCAGCCAACGGTGCACGCGCTGGTCCGCAACCTGCCCTGGGAGCAGGTCCCGGTCGCCGACACCACCATCGACACCGGCCACGGCCGGGTGGTGATCCGCAAACTCCAGATCGCCACGCTGACCGGAAAATTCGCACCGGACTGGCCCGGGCTGCGCCAAGTCGCCCGGCTGACCCGGGAACGCACCCACCAGGGCAAGACAAGCGTGGAAACGGTGTTCATCCTCACCAGCCTCCCGCCGCACCTCGCCGGCCCGGGCCACATCGCCGACCTCGTGCGCGGACACTGGTCCATCGAGAACAAGGTCCACCATGTCCGGGACACCGCGTATCGGGAGGACCACAACCAGGTGCGCACCGGCCACGCACCACGGAACGTCGCCGCCCTGACCAACGCGGCACTCACCGCGCTACGCGCCGCGGGCCTGACCGAGATCCGGCCGGCCACCCGCGCGCTGCATGCCCAGAACAAGCTGATCCAAGCCATCCTCACGGTGGTCTAA
- a CDS encoding matrixin family metalloprotease produces the protein MTTAASRWTATSSPVTIYKATASTATHFQVNTANFGNTHWSGRAPSYATCANGYYTRAIPLQLNTYYLCSYNAQRKAMVAAHELGHNLGLNHVGRESDACAVVTLMNPFDDVRTNCSVYGPKADDVRGINAKY, from the coding sequence ATGACTACTGCAGCTTCTCGGTGGACTGCCACCAGCTCTCCCGTCACGATCTACAAAGCAACCGCGAGTACGGCTACTCATTTCCAAGTGAACACGGCCAACTTTGGGAACACTCACTGGTCTGGGAGAGCACCAAGCTACGCCACATGTGCAAATGGCTACTACACGAGAGCCATACCGTTGCAGCTGAATACCTATTACCTGTGCAGTTACAACGCTCAACGAAAGGCAATGGTTGCTGCTCACGAGCTGGGCCACAATCTTGGGTTGAATCACGTAGGTAGAGAATCGGACGCCTGCGCCGTTGTCACGCTTATGAATCCTTTCGACGACGTGCGAACCAATTGTTCTGTTTATGGGCCTAAAGCGGATGATGTTCGCGGCATAAATGCAAAGTACTAG
- a CDS encoding isoprenyl transferase: MSKPPKITGKPGPGVPATRPGDAPMPNIRPELIPQHVAIVMDGNGRWANARGLARTEGHRAGEAALLDVMAGAVQMGIKYVSVYAFSTENWKRSPEEVRFLMGFSRDVLRRQRNTLDGWGVRIRWAGREPRLWKSVVNELKAAEELTAANQTCQLTMCVNYGGRAEIADAVKAIAEQVAAGTLKPSQITEKTVARHLDEPEMPDVDLFLRTSGEQRTSNFLLWQSAYAEMVFIDELWPDVDRTTLWDAVREYASRDRRYGGAVDKPAVPDLSSNGTGLRV, encoded by the coding sequence ATGAGCAAACCCCCCAAGATCACCGGCAAGCCCGGTCCCGGCGTCCCGGCCACCCGGCCGGGCGACGCACCGATGCCGAACATCCGTCCCGAGCTCATCCCGCAGCACGTGGCAATCGTGATGGACGGCAACGGCCGCTGGGCCAACGCGCGCGGATTGGCCCGCACCGAAGGCCACCGTGCCGGGGAGGCCGCACTGCTGGACGTGATGGCCGGGGCCGTGCAGATGGGCATCAAGTACGTCTCGGTCTACGCGTTCTCCACCGAGAACTGGAAGCGCAGCCCCGAGGAGGTCCGCTTCCTGATGGGCTTCTCCCGCGACGTGCTGCGCCGCCAGCGCAACACCCTGGACGGCTGGGGCGTGCGGATCCGCTGGGCCGGACGCGAACCGCGGCTCTGGAAGTCCGTGGTCAACGAGCTCAAGGCCGCCGAGGAACTCACCGCCGCCAACCAGACCTGCCAGCTGACCATGTGCGTGAACTACGGGGGCCGGGCGGAAATCGCCGATGCCGTGAAGGCCATCGCCGAACAGGTCGCCGCCGGCACCTTGAAGCCCTCGCAGATCACCGAGAAGACCGTGGCCAGGCACCTGGACGAGCCCGAGATGCCGGATGTCGACCTGTTCCTGCGCACCAGCGGAGAGCAACGCACCTCCAACTTCCTGCTCTGGCAGTCCGCCTACGCCGAGATGGTGTTCATCGACGAGCTGTGGCCCGACGTGGACCGCACCACCCTGTGGGACGCGGTGCGCGAATACGCCAGCCGCGACCGCCGCTACGGGGGAGCGGTGGATAAGCCTGCGGTCCCGGATTTGAGTAGTAATGGAACAGGATTGCGCGTTTAG